A part of Nocardioides sp. WS12 genomic DNA contains:
- a CDS encoding DUF4345 domain-containing protein: protein MPTSTELRSRRRLQITLAVLAAFPLVSASREITLGAQGVPGGSPEVAPTVDSSLRYANVYKAAVAPVIWSQLGRLEQSATVNYALSSLFVGGLARVRSWQQRGRPHPVAMSAILLELAAPPALVLWQRRIRARSIALTQGELS from the coding sequence ATGCCTACGTCCACCGAACTCCGCAGCCGACGACGCCTGCAGATCACTCTCGCGGTTCTTGCGGCGTTCCCGCTGGTCAGCGCCAGTCGAGAGATCACGCTCGGCGCACAGGGCGTGCCCGGTGGATCCCCTGAGGTCGCCCCGACCGTGGACAGTTCGCTGCGCTACGCCAACGTGTACAAGGCCGCCGTCGCACCGGTCATCTGGTCCCAGCTCGGACGGCTCGAGCAGTCGGCAACCGTGAACTATGCGCTGTCCAGCTTGTTCGTGGGCGGACTCGCACGCGTCAGGTCGTGGCAGCAACGTGGGCGGCCCCACCCGGTTGCGATGAGTGCGATCCTTCTCGAACTGGCCGCACCGCCGGCGTTGGTCCTGTGGCAGCGGCGCATCCGCGCCCGCTCAATTGCACTCACCCAGGGAGAGCTGTCATGA